The following coding sequences are from one Triticum dicoccoides isolate Atlit2015 ecotype Zavitan chromosome 4A, WEW_v2.0, whole genome shotgun sequence window:
- the LOC119285068 gene encoding protein TITANIA-like produces MFGDSDGSKDPGAAPPPADQPFPNRELTLSSYLCDKPTLASAAAAEAAASAAAAASAAAPGPSSPPNPNPAADAAADAANAKLCVERDFLHLSAPKRGDPPGDDSSVVGGKKPRLDSLQLSLSLPSDGPGQGQEQPQQQLPSAPAADGDLRAASAGAAAAPPPRRTYSATTGRTRSINSDDMSYSYSMFSHNPSCSLTHNSTDIYAAGEGTNGSVHSRFNFRPMGDGSVAFATPPMKEGTSAFFPTELPAKMAAGSAGGSFDGGRGGHTSRPDRILRDIVSDSVSAMAHVLQEFPSESLEVLRAAVRSMVDAPEKRDDLASLQRRLERRSDLTAEALARANRTQLEILVAIKTGSAAFVTGKGRVPSSELVEMFLMTRCRNLNCKSMLPVDDCECKICSSNKGFCGACMCPVCHKFDCAANTCSWVGCDVCGHWCHAACGLERNLIRPGPTLKGPIGTTEMQFQCLGCSHSSEMFGFVKEVFNCCAENWNAETLMKELDVVRKIFAASDDFEGKGLHAKAEEVLSMLSKKVISLPDALNNMLQFFKYGVTDCSVTGSKSKGILAANQASQSTIPLLSPTISPPKSFNFNASTSILDSQIDALKTSPKSLSIEPRFGSSSNPLAIEPRFGASSKPLSVDSRFGASPKPLSVDSRFGASPKPLSIDSHFSASPKPLSIEPHFSTTSKDDEASTLETVVKCKEAEAKLFQKLADDARKEVENYRQMVRNRIQSMEEEYASKVAKLCFQEAEEKRRKKMEELKTLENSHYDYHKMKLRMQTEIQGLLERMEATKKMWV; encoded by the exons ATGTTCGGCGACTCCGACGGATCCAAGGACcccggcgccgcgccgccgcccgccgaccaGCCCTTCCCCAACCGCGAGCTCACCCTCAGCAGCTACCTCTGCGACAAGCCcaccctcgcctccgccgccgccgccgaggccgctgCTTCCGCGGCCGCCGCGGCATCCGCAGCGGCGCCGGGCCCCTCCTCGCCTCCCAACCCCaaccccgccgccgacgccgcggcCGACGCCGCCAACGCCAAGCTCTGCGTGGAGCGCGACTTCCTCCACCTCTCCGCGCCCAAGCGCGGCGATCCCCCCGGGGACGACTCCTCCGTGGTCGGCGGGAAGAAGCCCCGCCTCGACTCCCTGCAGCTCTCGCTCTCCCTCCCGTCCGACGGGCCCGGGCAGGGGCAGGAGCAGCCGCAGCAGCAGCTCCCGTCGGCCCCCGCCGCCGATGGAGATCTCCGGGCCGCGtcggccggcgccgccgccgcgccgcccccaaGGCGGACCTACAGCGCCACCACGGGCCGCACCCGGAGCATCAACTCCGACGACATGTCCTACTCCTACTCCATGTTCTCGCACAACCCCAGCTGCTCCCTCACGCACAACTCCACCGACATCTACGCCGCCGGGGAGGGCACCAACGGCTCCGTGCACAGCCGATTCAATTTCCGCCCCATGGGGGACGGCAGCGTCGCCTTCGCCACGCCGCCGATGAAGGAGGGCACCTCCGCcttcttccccaccgagctccccgccAAGATGGCGGCGGGCAGCGCCGGTGGCAGCTTCGACGGCGGCCGCGGCGGGCATACGTCGCGGCCTGATAGGATCCTGCGGGACATCGTGTCTGACTCCGTGTCGGCCATGGCGCATGTGCTGCAGGAGTTCCCCAGCGAGTCCCTGGAGGTGCTGCGGGCGGCGGTGCGGAGCATGGTCGACGCTCCGGAGAAGAGGGACGACCTGGCCAGCCTGCAGCGGAGGCTGGAGCGCCGGTCGGACCTGACGGCCGAGGCACTGGCGCGGGCCAACAGGACGCAGTTGGAGATCCTGGTGGCCATCAAGACTGGTTCGGCCGCGTTCGTCACCGGCAAGGGCCGCGTACCGAGCAGCGAGCTCGTGGAGATGTTCCTCATGACACGGTGCCGCAACCTCAACTGCAAGAGCATGCTGCCTGTGGACGATTGCGAGTGTAAGATTTGCTCCAGCAACAAAGGGTTCTGTGGAGCATGTATGTGCCCGGTGTGCCACAAGTTCGACTGTGCTGCAAATACCTGCAGCTGGGTCGGTTGTGATGTTTGCGGCCATTGGTGCCATGCCGCATGCGGTCTGGAGAGGAACTTGATCAGACCAGGCCCGACGCTGAAGGGGCCGATAGGGACGACTGAGATGCAGTTCCAGTGTCTTGGTTGCAGCCATTCTTCTGAGATGTTTGGATTTGTTAAGGAGGTGTTCAACTGTTGCGCAGAGAACTGGAATGCTGAGACGCTGATGAAAGAGCTAGATGTTGTCAGGAAAATATTTGCTGCTAGTGATGATTTTGAGGGGAAGGGGCTTCATGCCAAGGCTGAAGAGGTCCTCAGCATGCTTTCAAAGAAAGTTATCTCCCTGCCGGATGCATTGAACAACATGCTGCAATTCTTCAAAT ATGGCGTTACCGACTGCTCTGTTACTGGCAGCAAGTCCAAAGGCATATTGGCAGCAAATCAGGCGAGCCAATCTACGATTCCCCTTCTATCTCCGACCATCAGTCCACCCAAATCCTTCAATTTCAATGCCAGCACCTCCATTCTCGACTCACAGATTGATGCGCTCAAGACCAGCCCAAAGTCCCTCTCTATTGAACCCCGTTTTGGCTCCAGCTCAAACCCGCTCGCAATTGAACCCCGTTTTGGCGCCAGCTCGAAGCCGCTGTCCGTCGATTCCCGTTTCGGCGCCAGCCCGAAGCCGCTGTCCGTTGATTCCCGTTTCGGCGCCAGCCCAAAGCCGCTGTCCATTGATTCCCATTTCAGTGCCAGCCCGAAGCCGCTCTCTATCGAGCCTCATTTCAGCACCACCTCAAAGGACGATGAAGCCTCCACCCTCGAGACCGTCGTCAAGTGCAAGGAAGCCGAAGCAAAACTGTTCCAGAAGCTGGCTGACGACGCCCGGAAGGAGGTGGAGAACTACCGGCAGATGGTCCGCAACAGAATCCAGAGCATGGAGGAGGAGTACGCGTCGAAGGTGGCGAAGCTGTGCTTCCAGGAGGcggaggagaagaggaggaagaagatggaggaGCTCAAGACGCTGGAGAACTCGCACTACGACTACCACAAGATGAAGCTGCGGATGCAGACCGAGATCCAGGGCCTGCTCGAGCGGATGGAGGCCACAAAGAAGATGTGGGTGTAG
- the LOC119285069 gene encoding zinc finger protein 7-like, with protein MKSGSGVQEACEDQVSEISSQAASSNNEASNTSSRPKLALDLSLTVTATAAATTTAESSTTDSNGGAQAAREPTRVFTCNYCQRKFFSSQALGGHQNAHRRERTLARRAVHRLEAYPYGYADVASLPLYGSPGLYPIGIQAHASALQGAAAQAERQQHQHQQQDAAVLAATPARARALLGPMPFLVGGDEEVSFGWPGSFRPPPPGAGVLPLLHSGPNFGSSSGSGSVVVQADEEPDLTLRL; from the coding sequence ATGAAGAGCGGCAGCGGCGTCCAAGAAGCGTGTGAGGATCAGGTGTCCGAGATCAGCAGCCAGGCGGCGTCCAGCAACAACGAGGCGTCCAACACCTCCTCCCGCCCCAAGCTCGCCCTCGACCTGTCGCTCACCGTCACCGCGACCGCCGCCGCCACGACGACCGCCGAGTCGAGCACCACCGACAGCAACGGCGGCGCGCAGGCCGCGCGCGAGCCGACGCGGGTGTTCACCTGCAACTACTGCCAGAGGAAGTTCTTCAGCTCGCAGGCGCTGGGCGGGCACCAGAACGCGCACCGGCGGGAGCGCACGCTGGCCCGGCGCGCGGTGCACCGGCTGGAGGCCTACCCCTACGGCTACGCCGACGTGGCCTCCCTCCCGCTCTACGGCTCCCCCGGGCTGTACCCCATCGGCATCCAGGCGCACGCGTCGGCGCTCCAGGGCGCGGCGGCGCAGGCGGAGCGGCAGCAGCACCAGCACCAGCAGCAGGACGCCGCCGTCCTCGCGGCCACGCCGGCGCGCGCGCGGGCGCTGCTGGGCCCGATGCCGTTCCTCGTGGGCGGCGACGAGGAGGTCAGCTTCGGGTGGCCCGGCAGcttcaggccgccgccgccgggcgccggcgtgctccccctcctccactccggcCCCAActtcggcagcagcagcggcagcggcagcgtcgTGGTGCAGGCCGACGAGGAGCCCGACCTCACGCTTAGACTCTAG